Below is a genomic region from Xanthocytophaga agilis.
CAGGGTCAAAACCGTCGTCATTTCCAAGCATGCCAATTGATAAAAAACGGGTTATCTCTTCTACAGAAGCGTTGAAATTACCTGAAGTCCCCAAACACCTGATCGTGATTGGTGCTGGTGTGATTGGTGCCGAGCTAGGCTCTGTATATGCTCGTTTGGGTGCTAAAGTGAGTTTTGTAGAGTTTGCCGCTTCTATGATTCCAACCATGGATGGCACAATGGGCAAAGAGTTACAGAAATCAATGCGTAAACTAGGTGCAGATTTCTACTTCAGTCATAAAGTAACTTCTGTAGAAAACAAAGGAGACAGTGTAGTTGTACGTGCTGAGAATAACAAGGGAGGATTGCTGGAACTGGAAGGGGATTATTGCCTGGTATCTGTAGGACGTCGTCCTTATACAGATGGTCTGGAACTTGAAAAAGCAGGATTGAAAACGGATGAAAGAGGCCGAATCGCTGTAAATGATCATCTTCAGACAGAAGTTTCCAATATCTATGCTATTGGAGATGTGATTCGTGGTGCTATGCTGGCACATAAAGCGGAAGAAGAAGGTGTATTTGTGGCAGAAACAATTGCAGGACAACATCCACATATCAATTATCTTCTGATACCTGGAGTAGTCTATACATGGCCGGAAGTGGCAGCAGTAGGATATACTGAGGAAGAATTGAAAACAAACGGCACTCCTTATAAAGCAGGTACTTTTCCATTCAAAGCTTTAGGCAGAGCCCGTGCCAGCATGGATACCGATGGTTTGGTAAAAGTATTGGCTCATGCGGAGACTGACGAAATCCTAGGCGTACATATGATAGGTGCTCGTGTAGCAGACATGATAGCAGAAGCTGTAGTAGCTATGGAGTTTAGAGCTGCTGCAGAAGATGTAGGTATCATGTCTCATGCTCACCCAACATACACAGAAGCATTTAAAGAAGCTTGTCTGGCTGCAACTGGAAATCGCGCACTAAATATTTGATTTTCAAAACTGTATCTTTTCTATGAGAGAGATTTTTCTGATAGTTCGGGACAGTTGTTAACAGTAGCAAAAAAGTTTTCCGTGTAAGAAACTTCTTCTTTTTGAAACAGGTAAGCTATTCTGATATAGCTTACCTGTTTTTTTATTTGTGACTAAGTTGTTGATTTTCATTGATTTATATTGATCAGTGCCGGTTGGTGGCCTTGAGAGTTGCAATTAGCAGGAGTTAGGACTTTACTTTTTAATAAGCTGAGTTTGTTTGTTTTAGCAAACAATAAGAGAGCCGTTTCACTT
It encodes:
- the lpdA gene encoding dihydrolipoyl dehydrogenase, which encodes MDFDVIVIGSGPGGYIAAIRCAQLGMKTAIIEKYSALGGTCLNVGCIPSKALLDSSEHYYNAAHSFAQHGISIKDMQLDFGQMIKRKEEVVGQMTKGVEFLMNKNKITTYIGFGSFVDKNTVKVKSNDGQEQQISAKNIIIATGSKPSSFPSMPIDKKRVISSTEALKLPEVPKHLIVIGAGVIGAELGSVYARLGAKVSFVEFAASMIPTMDGTMGKELQKSMRKLGADFYFSHKVTSVENKGDSVVVRAENNKGGLLELEGDYCLVSVGRRPYTDGLELEKAGLKTDERGRIAVNDHLQTEVSNIYAIGDVIRGAMLAHKAEEEGVFVAETIAGQHPHINYLLIPGVVYTWPEVAAVGYTEEELKTNGTPYKAGTFPFKALGRARASMDTDGLVKVLAHAETDEILGVHMIGARVADMIAEAVVAMEFRAAAEDVGIMSHAHPTYTEAFKEACLAATGNRALNI